The Salvelinus namaycush isolate Seneca chromosome 1, SaNama_1.0, whole genome shotgun sequence genome has a window encoding:
- the aqp3a gene encoding aquaporin-3a yields the protein MGKQKIWLDKLARNFQIRNLLLRQALAECLGTLILVMFGCGAVAQLVLSGGSHGMFLTVNFAFGFAATLGILVCGQVSGGHLNPAVTFALCLLGRERWRKFPMFFAFQTLGAFLGSGIIFGLYFDALWGFAGELIVTGPNATAGIFATYPGEHLNLLNGFFDQVIGTAALIVCILAIVDPYNNPIPQGLEAFTVGFVVLVIGLSMGFNSGYAVNPARDLGPRLFTSLAGWGTEVFTAGKCWFLVPIFAPFIGSTFGVIVYQLMVGYHQEGEARDKKRREDEEKEEVRVRLTNITKKDALKEEMV from the exons ATGGGAAAACAGAAGATATGGTTGGACAAGCTGGCACGGAACTTCCAGATCCGTAACCTGCTGCTGCGCCAGGCTCTGGCAGAGTGTCTGGGTACCCTCATCCTGGTG ATGTTTGGTTGTGGTGCGGTGGCTCAGCTGGTGCTTAGTGGAGGATCACATGGCATGTTCCTCACAGTGAACTTTGCTTTCGGCTTCGCTGCCACCCTAGGGATCCTGGTCTGTGGCCAAGTATCAG GAGGCCATCTAAACCCGGCGGTGACCTTCGCCCTCTGCCTGCTTGGGAGAGAACGCTGGAGAAAGTTCCCAATGTTCTTTGCCTTCCAGACACTGGGCGCTTTCCTGGGCTCCGGGATCATCTTTGGTCTGTACTTTG ACGCTCTGTGGGGCTTTGCTGGAGAGCTCATTGTTACCGGGCCCAACGCCACCGCTGGCATCTTCGCCACCTACCCTGGCGAACATCTCAACCTGCTCAATGGCTTCTTTGACCAG GTGATTGGCACGGCAGCGTTGATCGTGTGTATCCTGGCAATCGTAGACCCCTACAACAACCCCATCCCCCAGGGCCTGGAGGCCTTCACGGTGGGCTTCGTGGTGCTGGTCATTGGCCTGTCCATGGGCTTCAACTCCGGCTACGCCGTCAATCCTGCCAGGGACCTGGGGCCTCGTCTCTTCACCTCCCTGGCAGGCTGGGGCACCGAGGTCTTCAC TGCCGGTAAGTGCTGGTTCCTGGTGCCCATCTTTGCCCCGTTTATAGGCTCCACCTTCGGGGTGATAGTCTACCAGCTGATGGTGGGCTACCATCAAGAGGGAGAGGCTCGCGacaagaagaggagggaggacgAGGAGAAAGAGGAAGTCAGAGTCAGACTCACTAATATCACCAAAAAGGATGCCCTAAAGGAAGAGATGGTATGA